CTGCTATAAGGCCTTTCTCGTTCATACCCGACACCACGCTCAGCAGGTCGCCCGTTCCCACGCCGATGGAGGCATAGCCCTTGTCGGGGTAAAGCTCCACTACGTAATTCCTGGTGAACATGGGAGGGCTGTCCTCCCCGTGTATTTTAAGAAGCTTTTTGATGGAGCACAGGGGATAGTCCATGTTGTGGGCCAGCATCCCGGCGCCTCCGGGGGTGTATGAAGGAGGATAATAGACGCTGGAGCATCCGTTCCATGGCCCCGCATCGTAGGCAAGCTGGCTGAAAATTGACAATGATTGATCATACTTTGCATGGTAGGACCTTGCGACGCCCATGGCCCTCTCCCTGAGGGCCGGGTAATGGTTCTGAAGGTAGATGTCGATTGCTTTCCGGTACACCTCATCGGGGTATTTCGCCAGCGCCTTGACGCCATAGTCCTTCTGCGCTATGTCAGCGAGAGCCTTTCCTATCTCCTCGTTGTTACCCCTGATGACGATATGGCGCGCCTCCACATAAGAATCAGCGCCTTTCTGCAGCAGCACCTCGTTCTTCACGAAGGGTTCGGCACAGGCAATGGCCTGGAGAGAGAGACTGAAGAGCAGGATCAAAAGAGAGAGGGTGGATATTTTTTTCACAAGAAACCTCCTCAATTAAGAATTTCTTATTGCAGCAATCCCGGAGATCGCAATACGCGTAAGAATAAAGACAATTGCTGACAAAGGCAAATAAAAGAGTCTGTCCCTAATAATATACTATTCCGGCATAGCCCACAAAGTCGTGGGCTTTTCTTCCCGGCATCATGTCAAGGCTTGTCGTGTATTCCACCAGGACCCCTTTCGTGGCGCCCAGGGAGAGCGCGGCACCGGCAGTGCCTGCCATTGCCCCCGCGCCGCAGGCATTATGATTGGCCCTGGCTTCAGGGTATATATCGTCGCCCTTCATCTCGAGGGCAAGCTTGATGATTGAAGCATCATTGACCTCTTTTGACCATTTTACCGCCTCATCACCTACCCCCTTGGGCGCAAAGCCATAAGACGGGCCGTAATGGGTGAGATCGGTTGTCCCTATCACTACTGCATTGGGACTCTCCTTCTTAAGAAATGCACCGAGCCTTTTTCCGATATCAAAGGCCGCCTTCCCCGGCGGGAGGGCAATGGGAAGAATGGCGGCACCGGGAAAAAGGCGGGCAATGAAGGGAAGCTGCACCTCGATGGAGTGCTCCCCCTGATGGGCTCCCCTGTTGTCCGTAAAGAGGTCGCCAAGAGACTCCATCATTCTGCAGGCAAGCTCCTCGTTGACGTGAAGCGGGCCGAGAGGAGTCTCCCACGCGCCTTTCGAGTAAACCGAGGCGGCATCTCCCGCCCAGCGGTGCACTGCTCCCAGAAGAATAAAAGTGCGGTGCGGCACGTCCCTGTCAATCTGGGCAAAGACCTTCCCCGCCGTGGGGCCGGAGAATATCCACCCCGCATGGGGCACGATTCCTGCCACCACTTTTCCCAGGCCGGGAATCCTTTTTAAGTCCTTCATGATGGTGTCAATCATCTCACCGCAGGACTTCTCATCATAAGGGTAAAACGAGCCTGATACGACGGCGCTGCGAACCTGAACATCCATGGGCATGCTCCTTTCAAGATGAAGTATTTCGCAACAGTTCCGCAGTTTCTGGAGAATCCAAGAGCAGCCGGGTTATCACGAAGGTCTTTGTTTCTTTCTGCGGAATTGTTCCTGATAACAATTCCATGAAGCCTCACCTATTTCCTCCGAAAAGGAAACGCCCTATGGAGAAAAAGACTGCCAAGGCCGCGAGGGAAGCCGGGGCCCTGATGAGGGAACTCGGCGTCACGGCCCCCCTGAGAATACTTGACGCGGGCTGCGGATGCGGAGCTCACGCCATTTTCCTTGCCCTTGAGGGGCACGAGGTGGTGGGAGTGGACCTCTGCGAGGGATTTCTCTCGGCGGCCTGGGAAGAGGCCGGGAAAAGGGGCGTAGAGGTGAAGTTCATGAAGGGAGACATCAGGGAGATGGAATACGGCGGGACTTTTGACCTTATCCTGCTCATGGGCACCCTCGTGAGTCTTTTTGATGACGAGGGAAAACAGAAAGCCATGGCAGGGCTTGCCGCCTCCCTTCGAAGCCATGGGCTCATGGCAGCCACTCTCATTGAGAGCGAAGCGACTTCAAAGAATATCCCCGTCAAAGGCATGCCTGGAAAAGGGATCGGGGCCCCCTCTGGCAAAACCATGGAGGGAAAGCCCCAGGGCCTCTCAGACCTGCTGAGGCTCATGGAGGGGCATGGCCTTGTGCCGATAAAGACAGTGAGAGACTGGAAGGGAGCGCCTTCTAAAGATGGCGCCGCCAGGACCCTCATAATCGCGAGGAAAGAACAGGAACTTTAAAGTGGCAAGAGAGCCTGAACGGTTCATCACCATGGAGACCACTGGTGAGAGCTTCCGTTTTGATTGCGAGAACGGGACCTTTGACCTCTTTGACACCAGCACCGGCTGGACAATAATCAGCCAGGCCACGGCATCGGTGAACAGCCTCTTTATGAAAGGAAGGCCTGTCACGGCGTCAAAAATCAGGGGTGGTTACCTTTTTTCCGCCCAATTCCCTGAAGAAAAGGTGCTCATGGAGCTTTCCGTGCAGCTCCACCAGCAGAAAAAGGTTTTCGTCCTGGAGGTTCACCTCACCAACATGGGAAATGATGCCATTCCTGTCGAAAGCCTCTCCCCCCTCACCATAAGGCACGATCTCGACGGCGAGCTCCTCATGGGAAATGCCGCATTCTACCAGCAGGGCTACCAGTCATGGGATGGAACGCAGGTAATCAGCCTCCCTGCAAAGGAACCGCACATTGAGGGCCACTGGATGGCGGTGCTGGAAAGCCGGTCCGCCCCGAGCTTCGGACTTATGGCGGGATTCACCTCGTTCCGAAGCGCGCTCTCGAAGATAAGGGTCACCTACCGGCGCTCCTTTGAAGCTTTTGAAGCCCTCACCCTCTGGGAAGGCATTCCCCTGGCACCGGGGAAGAAGATGACGGGAGAAAAATTCATACTCTCCATTGCCCCCTCGGGGCTTGAGGCCCTGGCGCTCTGGGCAGAATGCGCCGCCCTCGAGATGAAGTGCCGTCCCCGGGAGATCACCCCTGCGGGATGGTGCTCATGGTATGAGGCTTATGAGCATATCGACGAGGCACTGATCCTGGAAAATATTGAAAAGGCCGGGGAAATGGAGGGCCTCACCTACTTCCAGATAGATGACGGCTACCAGAAAAGCGAGGGAGACTGGCTTGAAGCCGGAGAAAAGTTTCCCAGTGGCATGCCCTTCCTGATGGAAAGAATACGGGAGAAGGGCCTCTCTCCCGGTATCTGGGTGGCGCCCTTCATGGTAGGGAGCAATTCCACCCTCTTTAAAAAGCACTCTGCATGGCTGATCAAAGATGACAAGGACAACCCTCTCCCCCTTATTGAATGGAGAACAGGCACCATGTACGGTCTTGATATCACGCACCCGGGAGCCCAGCAGTGGCTTGACCGCCTATTCAGGGTGATGAGCGGAGAGTGGGGCGTCGAGTTCTTCAAGGTGGACTTCCTGTATATTGCAGCCATGGCAGGAAAAAGGCACAGAAAAAACTGGACGGGCATCCAATGCCTGAGAAAAGGCCTGGAGCTGATAAGGGATGCCGTGGGAGAGAGGTTTATCACAGGCTGCGGCGCCCCCCTGGGGCCCTCGATGGGCCTGGTTGATGCCATGCGCATCAGCAGCGATGTGGGAGCCTCATGGTACGGAGAGTTTTCCCTTTCGAGGGCCCTCAAAAACACCTTTTCCCGCTCTCTGTTCCACAGGCACCTGTGGATTAACGATCCTGACTGCCTGATAGTCCGCAACACCGAAACAGGCCTCACTGAAGAGGAGGTGAAAACACAGGTAAGCATTGTGGCACTCTCGGGCGGTATAGTATCTCTCAGCGACAGTCTCAAAGCCCTCTCACCGGACCGAAGGCTGCTCCTCTCAAAGGTGCTCCCCCCCTTCGGCGTGAGCGCCAGGCCGACTCGCCTCTTTTCCCAGAGACCCCTCGGGGTTTTTGACCTGCGCATCGAGCGTCCCTTCGGAGCCTGGCACGTCGTGGCCCTTGTCAACCACGATGATGCTCCCAGGGACCTCACCTTTGATCTTGCCTTTACGGGGATGCGCCAGAAAGAGTACCTGGTCTATGACATCTGGAATGACCTGTTCCTGGGAGTGCTCAGGGGAAAGGTGAGCTTCCGCTCAGTGCCTCCCCATGGCACAAAGCTCATCGTGGTAAAAACGGCTCTTGCTCACCCCCAGCTTGTGGCCACGGACCTCCACCTCACCTCCGGCGGCTGTGAAGTCTCGCACTACCATTACAGCCCACGGACAAGGGAGCTCACGGTGGAGATCAAAGCCCCGGGACGCAGGGAATGCTCACTGATCTTCCACCTTCCATCCCGGTTCCGCCTGAAGGAGATCACAGGCACGGCGGAGACCCTTGACCGCGAGGACGGCCTCATCGAGGTCAAGTGCGCTTTCACGAGAGAGTTCTCCACCACGCTTTCCTTTGAGCGGGAGGAGTCCCGGGCTTCCAGGTGAAAGCCCGGGAGCACCTTTTTCTACGATAGCGCCTTCATCTTTCCCGATCTCAGTGGCTCACGGGGACAAGGTC
This window of the Candidatus Eremiobacterota bacterium genome carries:
- a CDS encoding C45 family peptidase; this translates as MKKISTLSLLILLFSLSLQAIACAEPFVKNEVLLQKGADSYVEARHIVIRGNNEEIGKALADIAQKDYGVKALAKYPDEVYRKAIDIYLQNHYPALRERAMGVARSYHAKYDQSLSIFSQLAYDAGPWNGCSSVYYPPSYTPGGAGMLAHNMDYPLCSIKKLLKIHGEDSPPMFTRNYVVELYPDKGYASIGVGTGDLLSVVSGMNEKGLIAALHTDNYTMINTDPKPDISGLIFPTQVVRYILDNCRTVEEAKIAVLNHKLSLTFEPAHLLIADREGKSLVVEINPKNMRVELTENSGKPQPFTNHPLYRFSDPQEFPSYGPLELDNTFMRYNQLSDLLKGKKQFSPDDALANQVAVLARWNNPKRGMANPTIPNRTIWTDIFDQKDLTMKVRFYMKDSAAQDDLGDPQSLVFSDFFRFALKR
- the amrB gene encoding AmmeMemoRadiSam system protein B encodes the protein MDVQVRSAVVSGSFYPYDEKSCGEMIDTIMKDLKRIPGLGKVVAGIVPHAGWIFSGPTAGKVFAQIDRDVPHRTFILLGAVHRWAGDAASVYSKGAWETPLGPLHVNEELACRMMESLGDLFTDNRGAHQGEHSIEVQLPFIARLFPGAAILPIALPPGKAAFDIGKRLGAFLKKESPNAVVIGTTDLTHYGPSYGFAPKGVGDEAVKWSKEVNDASIIKLALEMKGDDIYPEARANHNACGAGAMAGTAGAALSLGATKGVLVEYTTSLDMMPGRKAHDFVGYAGIVYY
- a CDS encoding class I SAM-dependent methyltransferase, whose amino-acid sequence is MEKKTAKAAREAGALMRELGVTAPLRILDAGCGCGAHAIFLALEGHEVVGVDLCEGFLSAAWEEAGKRGVEVKFMKGDIREMEYGGTFDLILLMGTLVSLFDDEGKQKAMAGLAASLRSHGLMAATLIESEATSKNIPVKGMPGKGIGAPSGKTMEGKPQGLSDLLRLMEGHGLVPIKTVRDWKGAPSKDGAARTLIIARKEQEL
- a CDS encoding alpha-galactosidase translates to MAREPERFITMETTGESFRFDCENGTFDLFDTSTGWTIISQATASVNSLFMKGRPVTASKIRGGYLFSAQFPEEKVLMELSVQLHQQKKVFVLEVHLTNMGNDAIPVESLSPLTIRHDLDGELLMGNAAFYQQGYQSWDGTQVISLPAKEPHIEGHWMAVLESRSAPSFGLMAGFTSFRSALSKIRVTYRRSFEAFEALTLWEGIPLAPGKKMTGEKFILSIAPSGLEALALWAECAALEMKCRPREITPAGWCSWYEAYEHIDEALILENIEKAGEMEGLTYFQIDDGYQKSEGDWLEAGEKFPSGMPFLMERIREKGLSPGIWVAPFMVGSNSTLFKKHSAWLIKDDKDNPLPLIEWRTGTMYGLDITHPGAQQWLDRLFRVMSGEWGVEFFKVDFLYIAAMAGKRHRKNWTGIQCLRKGLELIRDAVGERFITGCGAPLGPSMGLVDAMRISSDVGASWYGEFSLSRALKNTFSRSLFHRHLWINDPDCLIVRNTETGLTEEEVKTQVSIVALSGGIVSLSDSLKALSPDRRLLLSKVLPPFGVSARPTRLFSQRPLGVFDLRIERPFGAWHVVALVNHDDAPRDLTFDLAFTGMRQKEYLVYDIWNDLFLGVLRGKVSFRSVPPHGTKLIVVKTALAHPQLVATDLHLTSGGCEVSHYHYSPRTRELTVEIKAPGRRECSLIFHLPSRFRLKEITGTAETLDREDGLIEVKCAFTREFSTTLSFEREESRASR